A stretch of the Polaribacter pacificus genome encodes the following:
- a CDS encoding ABC transporter permease, with translation MYLLKIIKEYLRRILRNYKIYAITILGMSIAIIASFHIYFFVAKEYSVNAFHEHKKDIYRVVLKNTNSNYRYNGCSVPVAKILKEQLPEVVDYVRIEDSFNFKINIGGNDVDKRFTVIDKSFFNLFDFKLIQGDITQFNNSTNGMIISQKMAKMLFGNEDPINKVIQDVGRANSSFRVLGVIDDIPRESTIQGDFFVPFRFLESIMSEGSEWSELAETYLYIPNLADEDAFLEKAYAVLLEANKKLKKDFLSYDLQRLDEVYLHSEDVRNQEVKGSYQYVMILFIVSLLLLLLASVNYVVMNLGLNLNRIKEFQSRRYLGATKNNLYLQLLTESIVNVSICFLLTLVSYSFLSDFVSSILDFDYKLSFQKDVFILLSYYLFLLGIAFVTSFAQFLLLYKPVFNSFSLKTKASGFGKKFLITSQLVLFLVTLMMAFFVNKQLNFIQQTEVGFQKDNIFSVSTYPGANQVKDFLQSRPYVNSFTRGNSLFYRTFNLYDVNVLKTNTSIKASLLIGDPNYVKTHGLEIVAGNDFNPNLVRDFDDKEKNKTRGKEIIEVIVNEEFVKNAGLENPIGTILKYKSYLDKRDDAKIVGVFKNVYNTPLYNAAHPIVVGYNYSGLYVHIFQVNIHPKNREQFKQEYNQFFESRTKTKNGFDRNVSQVNYDEVYEKEIHLKRILQFFSVIVMIIASLGLVAISLFITQNRTKEIGVRKINGATILEILKMLNKSFVIWVGIAFVVAVPVSYLAMQKWLQNFAFKTALSWWVFALSGLLVLLISLLAVSWQTYKAATQNPVEALRDE, from the coding sequence ATGTATCTACTTAAAATCATAAAAGAATACCTGCGAAGAATCCTTCGGAATTACAAAATTTATGCAATTACCATTTTGGGGATGAGCATTGCTATTATTGCTAGTTTTCATATTTACTTTTTTGTAGCCAAAGAGTACAGTGTTAATGCTTTTCATGAACATAAAAAAGATATTTATCGGGTTGTTTTAAAAAACACTAATAGTAATTATAGGTACAATGGCTGTTCTGTTCCTGTGGCTAAAATTTTAAAAGAGCAATTACCAGAAGTGGTCGATTATGTACGAATAGAAGATTCTTTTAATTTTAAAATAAACATAGGTGGGAATGATGTAGACAAACGTTTTACAGTCATTGACAAGTCTTTTTTTAACCTGTTTGATTTTAAGTTGATTCAGGGAGATATTACACAGTTTAATAACTCAACTAATGGGATGATTATTTCTCAAAAGATGGCAAAAATGCTCTTTGGAAATGAAGACCCAATTAATAAAGTAATCCAAGATGTTGGAAGAGCCAATAGTTCTTTTCGGGTTCTAGGAGTTATTGATGATATCCCAAGAGAATCCACCATACAGGGTGATTTTTTTGTACCCTTTCGGTTTTTAGAATCCATTATGTCAGAAGGAAGTGAGTGGTCTGAACTAGCAGAAACATATCTTTATATACCAAATTTAGCAGATGAGGATGCCTTTCTAGAAAAAGCATATGCTGTTTTATTGGAAGCCAACAAAAAATTAAAAAAGGATTTTTTAAGTTATGATTTACAGCGATTGGATGAGGTATACCTGCATTCAGAAGATGTGAGAAATCAAGAAGTAAAAGGCTCGTATCAATATGTAATGATATTATTTATAGTTTCTTTACTGCTGTTGCTCCTAGCCTCTGTTAACTATGTGGTTATGAATCTTGGTTTAAATTTAAATAGAATAAAAGAGTTTCAATCTCGTAGATATTTAGGAGCCACCAAAAATAATTTATACTTACAACTACTTACAGAATCTATTGTAAACGTAAGCATCTGTTTTTTACTAACCTTAGTTTCGTATTCTTTTCTGAGTGATTTTGTTTCCAGTATTTTAGATTTTGACTATAAATTATCGTTTCAAAAAGATGTATTTATTTTACTTAGTTATTACCTGTTTTTATTAGGGATCGCCTTTGTAACCTCGTTCGCTCAGTTTTTGTTATTGTATAAACCCGTTTTTAATTCATTCTCTTTAAAAACAAAGGCCTCAGGATTTGGAAAAAAGTTTCTTATCACCAGCCAACTAGTGTTGTTTTTGGTGACTTTGATGATGGCATTTTTTGTAAACAAACAGCTAAATTTTATCCAACAAACAGAGGTGGGTTTTCAAAAGGACAACATATTTTCTGTGAGCACCTATCCAGGGGCAAACCAAGTGAAAGATTTTCTACAATCAAGACCCTATGTCAATTCTTTTACTAGAGGAAACTCATTGTTTTATAGAACCTTTAATTTATATGACGTTAACGTACTAAAAACCAATACAAGCATAAAAGCAAGTCTTTTAATAGGTGATCCAAATTATGTTAAAACGCATGGCTTAGAAATTGTAGCAGGAAATGATTTTAATCCAAACCTAGTGAGGGATTTTGACGATAAAGAAAAAAACAAAACCAGAGGAAAAGAAATCATAGAGGTCATAGTCAATGAAGAGTTTGTAAAAAATGCAGGCTTAGAAAACCCTATAGGAACGATTTTAAAATACAAGTCCTATTTAGACAAAAGAGATGATGCAAAAATTGTCGGTGTTTTTAAGAATGTATACAACACACCTCTATACAATGCAGCCCATCCAATAGTTGTTGGGTACAATTACAGTGGGTTGTATGTGCATATTTTTCAGGTAAACATCCATCCAAAAAATAGAGAGCAATTTAAACAAGAGTATAACCAGTTTTTTGAGTCTAGAACAAAAACAAAAAATGGATTTGATAGAAATGTTTCACAAGTCAATTACGATGAGGTGTATGAAAAAGAGATTCACTTAAAAAGAATCTTACAGTTTTTCTCTGTAATTGTAATGATAATTGCCTCATTAGGGCTTGTTGCTATTAGTCTTTTTATTACACAAAACCGCACCAAAGAAATAGGGGTCCGCAAGATCAACGGAGCAACGATTTTAGAGATTTTAAAAATGCTCAACAAGAGTTTTGTAATCTGGGTAGGCATTGCCTTTGTGGTAGCGGTGCCAGTAAGTTATTTGGCCATGCAAAAATGGCTGCAAAATTTTGCTTTTAAAACGGCATTGAGTTGGTGGGTTTTTGCACTGTCTGGTTTGTTGGTTTTATTAATTTCATTGCTAGCAGTGAGTTGGCAAACCTATAAGGCAGCTACGCAGAATCCAGTGGAAGCTTTGCGGGATGAATAG
- a CDS encoding ABC transporter permease, with amino-acid sequence MYLFKIIKEYLRRIVRNYKIYAITILGMSIAIIASFHIYFFVAKEYSVDAFHEHKKDVYRVLSTGKYSNLRQKSNVMPFGQKIKEKIPGVKNYVRVLTDRFVLSQDGQKTETLFQMTDPAFFELFSFPLKQGNVLDFKNKPNGVVLSEKKANELFLNQNPIGKVLNISKENFRTKAIESWQLEVVGVLKDIPKTSTIQGDSFINIAFFTQVYKDDFEVGWNSSFPELYLQVPDLQNKAAFETQISKLFLENYNLNNPVKFHQKEGDQKFSIQRLDAIYFDSEDVDRQVLKGSRQFVNVLWLIGFLTLLLATTNYIIMNLGLNLNRAKEFQSRRYLGASKLNILGQLSLESIINVSLCFVIALLTYPLFSDSVASLLDFTYQLNYITDIGIVLSFFAILVCIAFMTGLLQYLILYSAIFASTKGAKKINFSISAIIKGLIGLQLFLFITIICCAIIVQKQNTFLQNKDLGFNPENIISIYPNRENEAIRDLLASKSYVASFSQGEELFRTEFRLDEYEVGTEKQKISATIIQGDGNYVKTHGIELVQGRNFQPFLTYKTLFDWDERKKMDIVEVIVNEEFVRKANLKNPIGTLISNRDYKIVGVFKNTYNTPLYNPIQPTILGFDFSFSSNKYQIAYNPTFKKELLNDLYAFFEKFELSKAVYQNYIHEFDYKEVYKKEVQLKNLLQLFTGIVLVIAVLGLFAISLFITQNRTKEIGVRKINGATILEVLKMLNKTFVFWVAIAFVFAVPISYIIMQKWLQNFAFKTALSWWVFALSGLLVLLISLLAVSWQTYKAATQNPVKALRDD; translated from the coding sequence ATGTATCTATTTAAAATCATAAAAGAATACCTGCGAAGAATTGTACGAAACTACAAAATCTATGCAATCACCATTTTAGGAATGAGCATTGCTATTATTGCGAGTTTTCATATCTATTTTTTTGTAGCCAAAGAGTACAGTGTTGATGCTTTTCATGAACATAAAAAAGATGTGTATCGGGTTCTTAGTACTGGTAAGTACAGTAATCTTCGCCAAAAAAGCAACGTAATGCCTTTTGGTCAAAAAATCAAAGAAAAAATCCCAGGGGTAAAGAACTATGTAAGAGTATTGACCGATCGATTTGTACTTTCTCAAGATGGCCAAAAAACAGAGACACTTTTTCAAATGACTGATCCTGCTTTTTTTGAACTTTTTAGCTTCCCTTTAAAACAAGGAAATGTTTTGGATTTTAAAAATAAACCGAATGGGGTTGTTTTATCCGAAAAGAAAGCAAACGAATTGTTTTTAAATCAAAACCCGATAGGAAAGGTTTTAAATATTTCTAAAGAAAATTTTAGAACAAAGGCCATTGAAAGTTGGCAATTAGAGGTTGTTGGGGTGCTAAAAGACATCCCAAAGACCTCCACCATCCAAGGTGATTCTTTTATTAATATCGCTTTTTTTACACAGGTGTATAAAGATGATTTTGAGGTTGGATGGAACTCTTCTTTCCCTGAATTGTATCTACAGGTCCCAGATTTACAAAATAAGGCAGCTTTTGAAACCCAAATTTCAAAGTTGTTCCTTGAAAATTATAATTTAAACAATCCTGTTAAATTTCACCAAAAAGAAGGTGATCAGAAATTTTCGATCCAACGACTAGATGCTATTTATTTTGATTCTGAAGATGTAGATCGTCAAGTTTTAAAAGGATCAAGACAATTTGTAAACGTGTTGTGGTTAATTGGGTTCTTAACCCTACTCTTAGCAACAACCAATTATATAATTATGAATTTAGGATTGAACCTAAACCGAGCAAAAGAGTTTCAATCAAGGCGTTACTTAGGGGCTAGTAAGTTGAATATATTAGGGCAATTAAGTCTTGAGTCAATAATCAATGTAAGCCTCTGTTTTGTGATTGCCTTACTTACCTATCCGTTGTTTAGTGATAGTGTTGCAAGCCTGCTAGATTTCACTTACCAATTAAACTATATAACAGATATAGGTATCGTCTTATCCTTTTTTGCCATTCTTGTATGTATTGCTTTTATGACGGGATTATTACAATACCTTATTTTATACAGTGCAATTTTTGCGAGTACGAAAGGTGCTAAAAAAATAAATTTTTCGATTAGCGCTATCATCAAAGGGCTTATTGGACTTCAATTATTTTTATTTATTACAATTATCTGTTGTGCCATTATAGTGCAAAAGCAAAACACGTTTTTACAAAACAAAGATTTAGGGTTTAATCCAGAAAACATCATTTCTATCTACCCAAACAGAGAGAATGAAGCCATTAGAGATTTATTAGCGAGTAAAAGTTATGTCGCTTCATTTTCACAAGGCGAAGAATTGTTTCGGACAGAATTTCGATTGGATGAATACGAAGTAGGGACAGAAAAGCAAAAAATAAGTGCAACTATTATTCAAGGAGATGGAAATTATGTTAAAACACACGGAATAGAGCTTGTACAAGGAAGAAATTTTCAACCCTTTTTAACATATAAAACTCTTTTTGATTGGGATGAGCGTAAAAAAATGGACATAGTTGAGGTGATTGTCAATGAAGAATTTGTTAGAAAAGCCAACTTAAAAAACCCAATAGGGACTCTAATTTCGAATAGGGATTACAAAATAGTAGGTGTTTTTAAGAACACCTATAATACGCCGTTGTACAATCCAATTCAACCAACAATTTTAGGCTTTGATTTTTCCTTTAGCTCAAACAAATATCAAATAGCATACAATCCGACATTTAAAAAAGAATTGTTAAATGATTTGTATGCCTTTTTTGAAAAATTTGAGCTTAGCAAAGCAGTGTATCAAAATTACATCCATGAATTTGATTATAAAGAGGTCTATAAAAAAGAGGTGCAATTAAAAAACCTCTTGCAATTGTTTACAGGTATTGTATTGGTTATAGCTGTACTAGGTCTTTTTGCCATTAGTTTATTCATCACTCAAAACCGCACCAAAGAAATTGGGGTTCGCAAGATCAACGGAGCAACTATTTTAGAGGTTTTAAAAATGCTCAACAAGACTTTTGTGTTTTGGGTCGCTATTGCCTTTGTATTTGCCGTGCCTATTAGCTATATCATCATGCAAAAATGGCTGCAAAATTTTGCTTTTAAAACGGCATTGAGTTGGTGGGTTTTTGCACTGTCTGGTTTGTTGGTTTTATTAATTTCATTGCTAGCAGTGAGTTGGCAAACCTACAAGGCAGCTACGCAGAATCCGGTGAAGGCTTTGCGGGATGATTAG
- a CDS encoding ABC transporter permease — MYLFKIIKEYLRRIVRNYKIYAITILGMSIAIIASFHIYFFVQKEYSVDAFQENKEDLYRVLNTEQTFKSEMVFIGMAEFLKEEFPEVVDYIRITGNSFKVKNISEEEWQVFNKVDKSFFELLNFPIINGSTASFDNKVNHIVISKKIATKLFGNENPVGQTIEATQFNQKIPQSFIVIAVMQNIPKESTIVGDFFLPFAKRKSIWEGGPEVTAYLFMPNLISQKEFIEKAIAKLDKILSFKDNSFELQKLKNVYLNSEEVAYQKIKGSKQFADILFIVSLLLLFLASINYVVMSLGLNLSRIKEFKAKRYLGATRLILFYQLLVESLLNIFICFVFTLLTYPLFSDFIKSLLGFTHKFSYANDISILVNYFLFLVFIATLTSSIEFLVLKRNITKFTKGATKKTNTNVPMLIGFQLVLFVSIICVALFVNKQINFIQAKDLGFDNEDIYTINNTMRKDKEIEDFLEKNAKVNEFTRGKRLFYEVPDLKDIKIVNTNTTIKANIKLGYPKYEKTHQLTILQGSVLRKLPGIIDSESIGEVVVNEKFIKQANLKNPIGTIIQNSYFNNHKAEIIGVFKDVHNMPLYNPMEPIVVGTFNIKVNGFILNIDKINIDAFKKEYDIFQKNLLVEFKDISSDVLSVDYAKIYEKETNFKNLLIFFAFIVITISVLGLIATSVYVTQNRTKEIGIRKINGATTLQILKMLNKSFVFWVGIAFVFAVPVSYIIMQKWLQNFAFKTVLSWWVFALSGLIVLVISLLAVSWQTYKAATQNPVKALRDD, encoded by the coding sequence ATGTATCTATTTAAAATCATAAAAGAATACTTAAGAAGAATTGTACGAAACTACAAGATTTATGCAATTACCATTTTGGGGATGAGCATTGCTATTATTGCGAGTTTTCATATCTATTTTTTTGTACAAAAAGAGTACAGTGTTGATGCTTTTCAGGAAAATAAAGAAGATTTGTACCGGGTTTTAAATACCGAACAGACATTTAAGTCTGAGATGGTTTTTATTGGAATGGCTGAATTTTTAAAAGAAGAGTTTCCAGAAGTAGTCGATTATATTAGAATTACAGGTAATAGTTTTAAAGTAAAAAATATTTCTGAAGAGGAATGGCAAGTTTTTAATAAAGTAGACAAATCGTTTTTTGAGTTGCTCAATTTTCCCATAATTAACGGAAGTACTGCTTCTTTTGACAATAAAGTTAACCATATTGTTATTTCAAAAAAAATAGCCACCAAGCTTTTTGGCAATGAAAATCCTGTTGGTCAAACTATAGAAGCTACTCAGTTTAATCAAAAGATTCCTCAATCTTTTATTGTTATTGCCGTAATGCAAAATATTCCTAAGGAGTCTACAATAGTTGGTGATTTTTTCTTGCCTTTTGCAAAACGTAAATCCATTTGGGAAGGAGGTCCTGAGGTTACCGCCTACTTATTTATGCCTAATTTAATAAGTCAAAAAGAATTTATTGAAAAGGCTATAGCCAAGCTAGATAAAATCTTGTCTTTTAAAGACAATAGTTTTGAGCTTCAAAAACTAAAGAATGTTTATTTAAATTCAGAAGAAGTTGCATACCAGAAGATTAAAGGATCTAAGCAATTTGCAGATATTTTATTTATAGTTTCCCTGCTGCTTTTGTTTTTAGCATCCATTAATTATGTAGTAATGAGCTTAGGACTCAACCTTAGTCGAATAAAGGAGTTTAAAGCAAAACGATATTTAGGCGCAACAAGATTAATTCTGTTTTATCAGCTTTTAGTAGAATCATTGTTAAACATTTTTATCTGTTTTGTATTTACCTTACTAACATATCCTTTGTTTAGTGATTTTATAAAATCCCTTTTAGGCTTCACTCATAAATTTTCTTACGCCAACGATATTTCTATTCTAGTTAATTATTTTCTCTTTTTAGTTTTCATTGCTACACTAACCTCGAGTATTGAGTTTTTAGTATTGAAAAGGAATATAACTAAATTCACAAAAGGAGCTACAAAAAAGACAAATACGAATGTACCAATGTTAATTGGATTTCAATTGGTTTTGTTTGTTTCTATAATCTGTGTAGCATTATTTGTTAATAAGCAAATCAACTTTATCCAAGCCAAAGATCTTGGTTTTGATAATGAAGATATTTACACTATTAATAATACAATGCGTAAGGATAAAGAAATAGAAGATTTCTTAGAGAAGAATGCAAAAGTAAATGAGTTTACTAGGGGTAAGAGGTTGTTTTACGAGGTGCCTGACCTTAAGGATATAAAAATAGTAAACACAAATACAACAATAAAAGCAAATATTAAATTGGGGTATCCCAAATATGAAAAAACACATCAGCTAACTATACTACAAGGCTCCGTGCTAAGAAAATTACCAGGAATCATTGATAGTGAGAGTATAGGTGAGGTTGTCGTAAATGAAAAGTTTATAAAACAGGCAAACTTAAAAAACCCGATAGGTACTATAATTCAAAATTCTTACTTTAATAATCACAAAGCAGAAATCATAGGAGTGTTTAAAGACGTTCATAACATGCCACTCTATAACCCAATGGAGCCTATTGTTGTCGGCACATTTAACATTAAAGTTAATGGTTTTATATTAAATATTGACAAAATAAATATTGATGCGTTTAAAAAGGAGTATGACATTTTTCAAAAGAATTTACTTGTTGAATTCAAGGATATTTCTTCAGATGTTTTGAGTGTAGATTATGCAAAAATTTATGAAAAGGAGACAAACTTTAAAAACCTTTTGATATTCTTTGCGTTTATTGTTATAACGATTTCAGTTCTAGGCTTAATTGCTACAAGTGTCTACGTAACCCAAAACCGCACCAAAGAAATAGGTATTCGTAAAATAAATGGAGCAACCACCTTACAAATTCTAAAAATGCTCAATAAAAGTTTTGTGTTTTGGGTGGGTATTGCTTTTGTATTTGCAGTTCCCGTTAGCTATATCATCATGCAAAAATGGCTTCAAAATTTTGCTTTTAAAACGGTATTGAGTTGGTGGGTTTTTGCACTGTCTGGTTTGATTGTTTTAGTGATTTCATTGCTTGCGGTAAGTTGGCAAACCTATAAGGCAGCTACGCAGAATCCGGTGAAGGCTTTGCGAGACGATTAG
- a CDS encoding BrxA/BrxB family bacilliredoxin: protein MYPEELVKPMRDELINAGFEALYTAEDVDNALAKEGTTLVMVNSVCGCAAGTARPGAIASLGADKRPTNLTTVFAGVEKESTQKAREHMIPFPPSSPAIALFKDGNLVHMLERHHIEGRSAQMIAQNLAQAYDEFC from the coding sequence ATGTATCCAGAAGAATTAGTAAAACCAATGCGTGATGAATTGATCAACGCTGGTTTTGAAGCTTTATATACTGCTGAAGATGTAGACAATGCATTGGCAAAAGAAGGAACAACCTTAGTTATGGTAAATTCTGTTTGTGGTTGTGCAGCAGGTACTGCTAGACCTGGAGCGATTGCTTCATTAGGCGCAGACAAAAGACCTACAAATTTAACAACTGTTTTTGCAGGTGTAGAAAAAGAATCGACTCAAAAAGCAAGAGAACATATGATTCCTTTTCCTCCATCATCACCAGCCATTGCCTTGTTTAAGGATGGGAACTTGGTTCACATGCTAGAGCGTCACCATATTGAAGGACGTTCTGCACAGATGATTGCGCAAAACTTAGCACAAGCTTACGACGAATTTTGTTAA
- a CDS encoding TerB family tellurite resistance protein: MGNFTKWLGAGLGFTLGGPIGSIIGFAVGSFVDGFSKEDILKEAQSARGRSAGTQSGDFEISLLVLASVVIKADGKVDQRELDYVRTQFVGMYGKDRANNAFRLFKGIIKEQVSSYQVCMQIRQHMPHASRLQLLHFLFGIAKSDEHVTEVEVIEIKKIAGYLNINPHDFESIKAMFFDSSDNAYKILEITKDATNDELKKAYRKMAKKYHPDKLQDLGEEHLKGAQDKFLQIQNAYEKLKKERGMN, from the coding sequence ATGGGAAATTTTACCAAATGGTTAGGAGCAGGATTGGGTTTTACCTTAGGTGGGCCAATCGGGAGCATCATTGGGTTTGCAGTAGGAAGTTTTGTAGATGGATTTAGCAAAGAAGACATACTTAAAGAAGCACAGTCTGCCAGAGGTCGTTCTGCAGGAACGCAATCGGGAGATTTTGAAATAAGTTTATTGGTTTTGGCCTCTGTTGTGATAAAGGCTGATGGAAAGGTAGATCAACGAGAACTCGATTATGTAAGAACTCAGTTTGTAGGCATGTACGGCAAGGATCGTGCAAACAATGCATTTCGTTTGTTTAAAGGCATCATCAAAGAACAAGTGTCTTCTTACCAAGTTTGTATGCAAATAAGACAGCATATGCCACATGCTTCTCGATTGCAATTGCTTCACTTTTTGTTTGGGATAGCCAAATCAGATGAGCACGTTACAGAAGTTGAGGTTATAGAAATTAAAAAAATAGCAGGGTATTTAAACATCAATCCACATGATTTTGAATCGATCAAGGCCATGTTTTTTGACAGCTCTGACAATGCCTATAAGATTTTAGAAATCACCAAAGATGCCACCAATGATGAGCTTAAAAAAGCCTACCGAAAAATGGCTAAAAAATACCATCCAGACAAGCTGCAAGATTTAGGAGAAGAGCATTTAAAAGGCGCACAGGATAAATTTTTACAGATTCAAAATGCCTACGAAAAATTAAAGAAAGAGCGAGGAATGAATTAG